The Littorina saxatilis isolate snail1 linkage group LG15, US_GU_Lsax_2.0, whole genome shotgun sequence genome contains a region encoding:
- the LOC138948321 gene encoding serine/threonine-protein kinase par-1-like — protein sequence MYGYDVFLARRELVANGTNLHRSAPTDLCCGALTWVALRGSEDIKVFMKAARMASLQSESYADVQFQSAGPRVSAPDLVGHTPATENAFLGSPYANNNEHDHVVNKNCQPSDVARNDITNANKCQPSRNTEDDVTNANNSHPTGYTEDDVNNTKYRQPSDVTQDVVINGRQPPDNKHDDVTNTSHPLDVTQNNVTNSNKYGLPVPKPDTAKWPTKGSRMWKQMVQDSESIKWHGIHLLEMLGGGEVSTVYLAENMNDSVDGKAKKVVIKVMNWTSVLGDYQRSVYPYLIKVYDNIPYHHNLLKTERRFVDTDTHFLLQEWCPHRSLAYALGPNGMYDRGMAEDKARTITHQMWHGLVYLKKHSLPHGRLTLENVLLDKDFKVKLCDYGYPPSTCSNRTDDDFHLRYRAPELLRGKPYTAFAADIWSLGVVVYAMLHSKMPYSVKEILDAERPINMPQLEFKTSLTYLCRMFLKKLMTNGPMFRPELSALITDAWMVEKPKPLAKDWHPSCHHDQEKGEPEEQTDGKPVNSETKADGKPVQKSDLEAKANGQSLRYPNSSDTTPVFCRNGCGRRAAQSWTWGQDKNVISFSDFNPPPPPSDIKWRKAYLKQLCEECYVKEMKRLFKENSGLPSLAVRRTHKLHPRVASMFAHYNPLPPELINGVPNAKKQDRLGVSSKKAKAKQRCTNEKIRDQLREFLINSERQRARFYRYHAQVIPPKCRQFPLPPVIIMSAERRHWTCLY from the exons ATGTATGGATATGACGTATTCCTTGCACGCAGAGAACTTGTGGCCAATGGAACAAATCTACACCGATCAGCTCCGACAGATCTTTGCTGTGGTGCACTAACTTGGGTCGCATTGAGAGGTTCTGAAGACATCAAGGTCTTCATGAAAGCAGCGAGAATGGCTTCGTTGCAGAGTGAATCGTACGCAGATGTCCAGTTCCAATCAGCAG GACCCAGAGTCAGCGCGCCAGACTTGGTGGGCCACACACCAGCCACGGAGAATGCTTTTCTGGGCTCGCCTTACGCTAACAACAACGAGCACGATCATGTCGTCAACAAAAACTGTCAGCCCTCCGACGTCGCGCGGAATGACATCACCAATGCCAACAAGTGTCAGCCCTCACGCAACACGGAGGATGACGTCACAAACGCCAATAACAGTCACCCCACAGGCTACACGGAGGATGACGTCAACAACACCAAATACCGTCAGCCCTCAGACGTCACGCAAGATGTTGTCATAAACGGCCGTCAACCCCCAGACAACAAACATGATGACGTCACCAACACCAGCCATCCGTTAGACGTCACGCAGAATAACGtcaccaacagcaacaagtaCGGGTTACCGGTCCCCAAGCCGGACACGGCCAAGTGGCCGACCAAGGGCTCGAGGATGTGGAAGCAGATGGTCCAGGACTCAGAGTCGATCAAGTGGCACGGCATTCACCTTCTCGAGATGCTCGGGGGAGGCGAAGTCTCCACCGTGTACCTGGCCGAGAACATGAACGACTCCGTCGATGGAAAAGCCAAGAAG GTGGTGATAAAAGTGATGAACTGGACCTCCGTGCTTGGTGACTACCAGAGGTCGGTCTACCCCTACCTCATCAAGGTCTATGACAACATCCCGTATCACCATAACCTT CTGAAGACTGAACGGCGTTTTGTGGATACGGACACCCATTTTCTGCTGCAAGAGTGGTGTCCCCATCGCAGCCTGGCCTATGCACTGGGCCCCAATGGCATGTACGATCGCGGTATGGCGGAGGACAAAGCCAGAACAATCACCCACCAGATGTGGCACGGCTTGGTTTATCTGAAAAAACACAGCTTGCCGCACGG ACGGTTGACCTTGGAGAACGTTCTTCTGGACAAGGACTTCAAGGTCAAGCTATGTGACTATGGTTACCCTCCTAGTACGTGCAGTAACCGCACAGACGATGATTTTCACCTGCGCTACAGAGCCCCGGAGCTGCTGAGGGGTAAACCTTACACTGCGTTTGCGGCTGATATCTGGAGTTT AGGCGTAGTGGTTTACGCCATGCTGCACTCCAAGATGCCGTACAGTGTCAAGGAAATTCTGGACGCCGAACGACCCATCAACATGCCGCAATTGGAGTTCAAGACTTCTCTGACATACT TATGCAGAATGTTCCTGAAGAAGCTGATGACCAACGGCCCTATGTTCCGCCCCGAGTTGTCTGCCCTCATCACAGACGCCTGGATGGTGGAGAAGCCCAAACCTCTGGCCAAAGACTGGCACCCGTCCTGCCACCACGACCAG GAGAAGGGGGAGCCGGAAGAGCAAACTGACGGGAAACCGGTAAATTCTGAAACGAAAGCCGACGGAAAGCCTGTACAGAAGTCAGATTTGGAAGCGAAAGCCAATGGCCAATCTTTGCGTTACCCCAACAGCTCCGATACAACGCCCGTCTTCTGTAGAAACGGCTGCGGCCGCCGAGCAGCGCAATCGTGGACGTGGGGCCAGGACAAGAACGTGATATCATTCAGCGAtttcaacccccctccccccccaagtGACATCAAGTGGCGCAAAGCCTACCTCAAACAGCTTTGTGAGGAGTGCTACGTCAAGGAG ATGAAGCGCCTTTTCAAAGAAAACTCCGGCCTTCCGTCTTTAGCCGTTCGTCGCACCCACAAGTTACACCCGAGAGTTGCAAGCATGTTCGCTCACTACAACCCGCTTCCTCCAgaattgatcaacggtgtgcCG AACGCCAAGAAGCAAGATCGGCTTGGCGTGTCGAGCAAGAAAGCCAAAGCTAAACAGAGATGTACAAACGAAAAGATTCGTGACCAGCTGCGGGAGTTTTTGATCAACTCGGAGCGACAGCGTGCACGATTCTACCGGTACCACGCCCAAGTTATTCCGCCCAAGTGTAGACA ATTCCCTCTACCTCCTGTAATTATCATGTCTGCCGAGCGACGCCATTGGACGTGTTTGTACTGA